Part of the Cinclus cinclus chromosome 10, bCinCin1.1, whole genome shotgun sequence genome is shown below.
aaggctgctctgctccaggctctgcatcCTGGTCTCTGGCGTCCCTTTCCTCGAGGAACGAGGTAAGCCTGAGTgcgctccatccctgcctgtgggCTGAACTGCTGGCATGGAGGCCGCCCGGGTTGATCCTTGGGCTTCCCCAGCTGGGCCCTGACACAGAAGTGTTGAAGGGCCGCCAGCCTTTCCATGCTggtgcctggggacagctgggaagaGGGGGCTTGTTTGCAGCAGAAGGGGGTGGATGGGGCTCAGTCCCTGGGGGATGTGCCCAGCAGAGTCTGCACCTGCCGTGGCGTAACAAAACGTCGCAGCGCATCCCCGGCCATGTCCAACACAGCCATGtgtgctgtggggatgggctGTGAGCAGTCTTTGCACAGGGGCCTTCAAGGCACTGTGCTGGGTCCTTCTTCCTGAAGTGGGGGGGCGTTCCCGTGCCGTGCCACTGGGAGGGCACGAGGAGGGTGTTGGGAGCCGTAGGCACAGAGTGTGTTTGGAAGAGCAGATGTGTCCCTGGAGAGAGCTGAGGCGCAGAGAGACAGACTGATGCTGGGGCTGCTTGgtgctccctgctctgtgttgCAGCTTTGCCTCCTGCACCGAGAGATGTCCTGCTGCAGACCCTGTCCCCCCCGGCCCTGCGGCCCCTGTGGCCCAACGCCccttgccagcagctgcagtgagcCCTGCCTCGCCCGCTGCGCTGACTCCACGGTGTACATCGAGCCTTCGCCCGTGGTGGTGACCATGCCGGGCCCCATCCTCACCTCTTTCCCTCAGAGCACAGCCGTGGGATCCTCTCTGTCCGCTGCTGTGggcagctccctcagcaccGCGGGGGTTCCCATCTCTTCTGGGGGCTCCCTTGGCCTGGGGGGGTCAGGCCTGTGTCTGCCTTTGTCCCGCTGCGGGCAGATCTGCTGAAGCCTGCGGATCCTCCCCTTTGTCCGTGGCTAATGGGCCCATCTCcttgcctccctgctccccgcAATGTGTTCCTTGGTCTCTGTTGTGTGCCATTGCTTTTGCTCCTTCTCATTAAAGCCTTTGAGCAGCATCTCTCCAGAGTCCTGGTCCtttgttctcctcctccctcacaCACCACCTGTTCTGCCAGGCTGAGCGCTGGCTGCTGTCCTGagcatcccagcatcgggaCAAAATCTCCCCGAAATTACACCAGAGCACCAAAGCCTCAGTCCCTATGCTGGAATTTGTAGCCTTCAGATCTCAGCCGTGCAGGTCCCACTGCCAATTTGTTCCTTGTCAGAGTTTATATAGgtattttcagtaaattttcCATCCTCTCAAAGCTTCCTCACAATATCATGGCAAATTCAATCTTCTCTCTCCTATTGCTGATGTTGGGATGTGTCAGTGGGATGAGTAGAGGACTGTGggctggaaaggagaaaaacacttCTTCCCACGGCTGGACATAGGCAGCGATGCTGCAACAGCGTTTGATGGCAAACTTCACCCTGTCACTCACTAAATGGACAAAGCACAAAGAGAATGTTGAATTGAAATCAATGCTAAATGATTTACAGGGAGACTGCATTCAGAACTGTATGGAACTGCAGAGGATATGGATACAGAATTAAAAGGGTCCAGAAGGGTTTAGCATTGCCCGATCCACAGTCAGAGCAAGgactaaattaaaaattcacagTGACAGCATTCATACCATTGtcatttctctctcctgtacTTAGAGGACTGTGGGGCCTCATCATCAGTGATGGCCTTTCGAGTAGCCCAGCTTTATGGTTCTCAAGCTGTAGGAGATGTTCCACCCGAGGGACGTGCTGGCAcctcctgctgtgctccaggagcCTGCAGGATCTTCACTCAGTGCAGAGCTGTTTATGGGCTCACAAGTTGATTTGCCTTAGTCATCAGAGATGGAACCTTACATTCCTTCTCTGGCATAATCCATGGCGCTAACTACTTGAAAGAACTCCCAAGATATGTGGAAATTGTTTCCAAAAGTGCAGCTACAATGGTGGTCTTCCACTTGGGCGACAGTTCATCGGGAACTTTGAAGTTATAAGTTAGGTAGAATGCTACTAGGAGTTTTCCGTCTGTCAAATTTTAAGGTTAAGATATTAATTAGTTTCAAGGTATAAGTTGAGGTAAAGTGCTGTCAAGCTTTTAGTCCATGTTCCTTTATATCCTTGTCCTCACTGTGTTTTGTCAAACGCACACAAGCACTCCCCTTCTCCTAGACAGTTCCCTTCTGTTCATTTCTGTTTGGCTTGCTTAgattttgtttggctttgttgttgcttgtttttctttgttgtgcCTCAACTGTCCTGTAATTAGGAGAGAGTAAGTCTTGGGAAGAAACTTTGTTGTGCTTTCCTTTAATATTAAATGTGTCTTTTGCTGATAGGCTTGGCAGTGATTGTTGAAGCAATCTCACACAGTCAAACACAGTGAGCGGAGCTGTGGGCTCCAGTGCCTGGGTGTCGGTGTCGTGGCACAGGGTATGTGATGAGCAGCcagggagggctggagcaggtAGTTGTGGCCGAGTGGTGAAGGCGATGGACTAGAAATCCATTGGGGTTTCCCCGCGCAGGTTCGAATCCTGCCAACTACGGGGCACGCGCCCCTTTTGGGCTGCGGGCAGCTGACCACgctgcacagctcccagcccacggCTGCACCTGCAGCCCCCGCTGTTCCCGCACAGCAGCAGCCGCAAGGGatgagctgctggcagccctgcctgcctcctGAAGGCCTTTCCTCAGGGCAAGGGAAAAGCCTGAGTGAGGGCCAGCTtgtgagtgagggcaggggaCAATAGTCTGTGCCTGCAGACAAGCAAACCCACCCTGCAAGGGAAAAGAAGCTCAGAAGTCCTGTCAGCATCcaggaagagggagagggagaggagaaaagcagaCAGCACCTGGAGCTGAGCATTTATTTCATCACCTGGCACTGGCACCAAGTGGAAAAGGCAGGAACCTGCACCTTGACAACCAGTTTAGCACCAAGCGCCTAGTACTGCAATCTTTTCCTTCAGAGTAACCGTGAGCAGCACGGAGCTGAGGCACCACCACAGTTTGCACAGCTAGAAGGGGAGAACTCTTTCCAAGCAAAGGCAACCCGTgtgcctccctgggcagcaaAGAACGGAACTGTGGGGCAGGTGCAGTCGTGcagcctgctggcagcagagctggatctCTGGGCAGGGCCGCAGCGTTCAGGCTGTGGCTGGATTTTGGGTGCCCTCATCCCCAGCAaggcccagggctgcagcctgcctcGGGGGTGCCTTGAGCACGTGCAGCGCCAGGGCGGGTGGCCAAAGGGCAAGTGtcagtgcagggctgtgggctgAGGTGTGGGAGAAGGGCAAGGCCAGGCCCTGGATCTGCGGAGCGCGCGCCCGAGGGAGATGAACGTGTCAGGGAGTCTGCtttgtggggtgggggaggcagagcagagaggaaggcagggagggagggccAGCAGTGGCCGGCAGCATCAGGCTGCGCTGAGGGCAACGGCAGCCaaggctgaggaggagcagagTGGCGCAGCGGGAGCGTGCTGGGCCCATAACCCAGAGGTCGATGGATCGAAACCATCCTCTGCTAAGGCTCTTTTTTCACCAACACGGTCTCCCTATCACCTACCCATCAGCTTTTACCCTGCCTGGCTCTAGCTCTTTGGGCAACCCTGCCCAtagccctcctcctcctcctcct
Proteins encoded:
- the LOC134047538 gene encoding feather keratin Cos1-1/Cos1-3/Cos2-1-like produces the protein MSCCRPCPPRPCGPCGPTPLASSCSEPCLARCADSTVYIEPSPVVVTMPGPILTSFPQSTAVGSSLSAAVGSSLSTAGVPISSGGSLGLGGSGLCLPLSRCGQIC